From a single Mycolicibacterium moriokaense genomic region:
- a CDS encoding nucleoside deaminase: MDDLKHLLHAVDVSKRSVREGNHPFGSVLVDSEDNVLLEQTNIEVTESDCTGHAETALMRQASKKFDKEFLATCTLYTTAEPCSMCAGAMYWANVRRLVYGITEKQLLAETGDDPRNPTLSLDCRQVFGAGQKQIEVIGPIPEVADAVLEPHKNYWTQKS, encoded by the coding sequence ATGGACGACCTGAAGCATCTCCTGCATGCCGTTGATGTCTCGAAACGATCTGTCCGCGAGGGTAATCATCCATTCGGGTCCGTCCTCGTCGACAGCGAGGACAACGTTTTACTGGAGCAGACCAACATCGAAGTGACCGAATCCGACTGCACCGGTCACGCGGAAACCGCGTTGATGCGGCAGGCGTCAAAGAAATTCGACAAGGAATTTCTTGCCACATGCACGCTCTACACCACGGCGGAGCCCTGCTCGATGTGCGCGGGGGCGATGTACTGGGCCAATGTCAGACGTCTTGTCTACGGCATCACGGAAAAGCAACTGCTCGCCGAAACCGGCGACGATCCCAGGAATCCCACACTGAGCCTTGACTGCCGACAGGTTTTCGGCGCCGGGCAAAAGCAGATCGAGGTGATTGGGCCGATCCCGGAGGTCGCGGACGCCGTGCTGGAGCCACATAAGAACTACTGGACTCAGAAGAGCTGA